The Grus americana isolate bGruAme1 chromosome 5, bGruAme1.mat, whole genome shotgun sequence region ATTTGCCCACTAGTGGAACAAGGATATTTTTCCCTGAGGAAGGAGCTCCCTCTGTCCTGCCCTGAGCAACAGCAGCTTGTAGAGCAGGGTGAGTCAGGAGGTTTCTGAGACCCACTCGCCGGCAGAGGAGCATGGGTTTCCTCAGGAGAGTGGGAATCCAGCGTCATGCTTCCTGGAAAGGAAGTGCCACGCAGGGTTGCAGAGTTCAGAGGAAGTGTAGTGGTGCAGCGAGCGAATGGATGCTTCAATGGTTGTGCTGCTAGCTGCTGCCTTGGGAGGCCTGAACTCAACACCCTGCGAGCCCCTCCTCTCACTGGTGCCTTTGGCTGCTCCGTTCCTGGAGCTGGGTGCGCCAGAGGAGCCCTGCCTGCTACAGAGGGACTGCGCCGCCAGGACAGTGGGTCCCTCAGGGTGGCTCATGCTGAGCAAACAAACCCTCACAGCCACGTTTGAAAGTGTGGAGGATCCTAATTGGGAGAAAAAATACACTCAAGGCAGTGAAATGTTCAGGTGATAGGGCCAGCACCACAAGATGTTTCTAAAGAGGGAAATGGACCAAAATGGAGCAGTTTTGCTACTGGAGCTTGGCCAGACGATTTACCTGAGCTGCCCAGCCCACAGCCAGCCCCACGTGGTTCTTGCTTTTGGCTGTGTTTGCCCTGTGTTGGCTCCATGAGCAGCGGGGCTGGGAAGAAATGCCAGCGATGCCCACGTAAGTCTGCACTGTGCTCCAAGTGTGTGCTGCTCTGCGTACgtgctttctgtgctgcaatGCAGCTGCAAACCTAAAGCTGCGAAGACATTTGCCCTATTGACATCTACATCTCAAGTGCCCTTGCTGATGCCCTGCTGCTGAGACTTGCTGCTCCTGCTTGAGGCAAGAGAAACTCAACCAGAACACCAATATGCAATGAAAATCAGTAAGTGGGAACTGGGAATTGCTGCTTTCCACAGGAGTGGGTTACTATGGATGGGTTCATGCCTGTTTCTGTGTCTGCTCTTCACAGCACATGCGAGAACTTAGCTGCTCCGAAGACGTGTGCTCCTGTCTGTGGATGGAGAGCTTGTTGGCACGTGGCCCCGGTTCATCCCGCTAACTCTGGTGACATAAGCAGATCAGAAAGCAAATGGCTTCTGCTTCTGCactccctgctcctgcaccgTCACCTCCAGAGCCACTAGCATGGGGTATCCTGAGGGCACTCCTGAAGCGCTGCTGTCCCAGGGGCTGCTTGCACATCTTCAGTCTACTGAGGCTTGTACTAAGGATGGAAGTAGTCCCACATCCCACACAGCACAGACCAGCAGAGAAACAAGGGGATGCAAAGAAGCTTCTCCTTGCTGCCATCTGCATGGGCCATGCCCAAGCTGGGCGCTGGCAGAGGGAGAATAGCAAGGAAACAACTTCCAATGTGCCATAATGCTCCTGTCTTGCCATAGTCCTGTCCCACATCTTCTACTGGCAGCTGTGGTGagagggggctggaggggagcaggcagggagccagGACCCCTGCATGACAGTCTCACATCCCCTGGGGAGCAGCCAAGCTTATACCATGGTGTGGAGTGGGAATTAGCTCTCAGGTTTAGCTTCTGGGTCCATAGACGATTACGTTTACAGCACTTTCATTTGTGTGCCAGGGTTGATATTCACCTTATGGGCCAGCGGTGAGGtattaatgaattttaaagtgCTAAAGAACTTTGCCTTATAGAAAATACCATTCCTACCAAAACCAGTCCAAATGTTCTATGATCCTGAGCCTTTCTTCTTAGGTGGGACTGGTGCTTCATTGTACACATACAAGTCATCTGCACAAACAGTGTTTACGTGGCACCTGCTGAGGGTAcccgtcccctccccaggaCTCACGTCATGGTGTcgggggtggtgggagggggtgggtgggttgtGGAGAGGTGGGTGGCTGCCTGGGAATTtccccagctgggctggggtggcggaggctgctggggctggacTGACCTCCTGCCCGtgcagggctggcatggcacgCGGTGCCCCGGAATTTCTGGGgctcccagcagcacctcctccgCACTGCCCTCCTTTTCAGGTCCAGGTTTCACAGCCAGAGCCGgggcttttcttcctttccatctcTGCTGTTTGTCTCGGAGAAAACCCATCTCGCTGTTTTTGAACCGCCTGAAGGTGTTTTTCGGGGGTTTTTTAGGCTATTTTGAAGCTCATTTTTCCcagatgtgctttttttttcttcttcttcttcttctttttttttttttcttttttcttcttctgtagcTTTTCTTCTTCGTCTTAAAGTTTCCGGCCACGTGACTTTCAGCTTACATCCCCGAGGTTCTGAGAAACCACAGGAGGCCGAGACCTAAAGGGAAGGTGCAGAGGCTCcgagaggagaggcagagaaagtgGCAGGAGGACAGCGTGCCTCTGGGACGGGCGAGAGCTGGCGAGCCAAGGGCCATCTCAGGCAGCACAGAGGAggacaggggagagggaagggaagcaagACAGAAGGCAAGCACACCAAGAGTGCAAAGGAAGCTGAAGAGGCCCTGAAAGCCAGAGACGGGAGCCATGCCCCACAGCTCCGACAGCAGCGACTCCAGCAGCTTCAGCCAGTCTCCCCCTCCCAGCAAGCAGGTAAAGCGGGGACCCGTCCCCAGCTCTCCCCGGCTGGAGAGTCCTCCGGGGTGGTgggccatgggcaggcaggaggaagggtgGCACCCACTGCTGGCATTTTCACAGCACAGTATGGCCGGGCTTTCTAGGAACggctgtggggagagggatgCAAGGCTGAGCTGAGAGCCCCGGCAGAAGCCCCAGCCACCGAGCCGGGTATGGGTGGAGGGAGGATGCCTGGTTACCTGGGGCTATGCCAGGGGCAACTGGGAGCTGGGACCCCCGGGCACAGTGGGCCCTGGGATACACACCGGGCAGGCAGGAAGCTTCGGCGTGAGAGTCGGTGCTCTGGCGAGGAGCCTGAGCATGCACCTCCTCACCATGCACCGGGGCGGCTCaggagcagcctgcctgcttcccactgccatgggcagcaCTCGGGAGCCAGAAAAGCCCTGCCACTTTGGGtctgctttctcttcagtttAGCCTCTGAGGTTTTTCATGTCAGTAATGCTTGAcagaaggattttgttttgttgcatcAAGTACCTTAATGGTAGGTCTTTTGCTGGCAGATACCGACATGAGTCCAAGGTCTTTCCACTGCCTTTTCTGGCTGAGCTTTATTATATCTGTCATTTGCCATTTCTCTAGGGCTGGCAACAATGGCAAGTACCTGAAACTTTGCTCAGAAATCTTGGGGATGATCAGGGCAGATGATTTTGGGCTTGCAACGAGAGATGGGGAGGCATCCTGGTAGAGAAGGGGATAAAGCACAGGGGTTGCCAAAGGATAGGGACTGGACTTGGTGCAGGATGTGGGACCTGCTGTATCTGAGACATTTGTAGGGTGTTGAAGGCAAGGATCAAACGGTTaagttcaaagaaaagaaaagatcttgggtggggtggaggggagagaggatgTGGACAGACTGATGGGCTGGGAAGATAACTTTTGTGGCTGAGTCTTGTAGTCCTGTGGAGAAGTGGTGGTGTGAATGTTAGAGAGTCCACAGTAGAGGCAGTGCAATATGAAAATAGAAGATGAAAGAGTCTGTGTGACGGTTTCAACTgtcagaaggcagcagcaggaccagaTCTCAGCAGAGAATGGCTGCTGTATGAAACTCGTGACCTGGAGTCTGGAGACCTGTGCTCTCCTCTGCACAAGAGGCTTGGGAGTGTTGCAGTCAGCATTGCAGGCATTGCTACCAAGGGACCccagaaaaaagcaagcacagagaTCAGAGAGCTGCAGCAAATGAGATctggggaaaaacccaaaagctcTGAGTCTGTCCAGTTAAACAAAGCAGGGGCCACATTGCACTGTAAGGGTCTGCAACAAATAAAGCCAGGAGAAAGGTGATGGAGAGGAGGTAGGATGTACAgggatgaaaagaagaaaacacaagctGAATCTCTGGAAAGATAGTTTAGCCAAGGAGCTGGAATGTCTGCAGTGCCGTATCCCCACAGAAAGATGGGGAATTTCTGTACGAGGAATTCAAGTTGTCTCTGTTTGGTGAGATGTCCTTACTCTGGTTCCTCCATCCATATCCCAGACCTGTGTCTTGATGAAGGGAGAGCGGTCATTTCCCAGCTGTGCCGGGATGCCCAAGGGTATCAGACTTGCCCCTCCTGGCAACAGGGATGCCAGAAGCATCACACATCCCTGGGGTATGGCTTTATCCTGGTGCTGAGGGTGTGTATCCCATGTCCTGTGCATCAGTTATCTGCTGTGTTTCCTTCCCACCTACTGccctgcaggagcagggtgaGGGAGGAGACGCCCCAGTCATTTCCATGCCTTGTTTCTCTAGGACTCTTCTGATGACATGAGAAAAGTccaaaggagggagaagaatcGCATCGCTGCCCAGAAGAGCCGCCTGAGGCAGACCCAGAAAGCAGACACGCTGCACTTGGTGAGCACTCCcacccttccccatccctgctgagGGCTCACGTAGGGGACAATGTGCTTTTCCCCTGGGGATTCAGAGCGAAGATGCTCAGTTGAGGCAGGACAGGAAAAGTGAGGCCAGGGCAGGATGTAGGAGTCAGCGCTCGCAGCGAGAGCACACAGCCCAGGACGACTGCTACTGAAGCAATTAGTTTTGCAGCTAGTTTTGAATCCATCTTTATCTCTCAGTCTGACATTACCGATTTCCTTTCCTAACTTCTTTTGACTAACTCAGTCAGAAGCTCTTTGAAAGCACAGGCTTGCCTGGGCTGGCTCTCCCCTGGTTTGTGCTTCATGCCATCTCTTACACAATGGTGCAACAGCGTGTGCAAGGATGCTTTTCTGAGCACTGATGGTAGCACTTTGTATTCATTGGTCTGGATGATGGTGCAATGTGGAGCCGAATGGGCCATCTCCTCTGATCTGTTCCCTGAGACGCTATGCAGCATAGATAAATACATATTAAtacttttctaatatttttaaatgtcttcatGGTAGCGCTTGTATCCATTTCTACTTCTGAACACTGTACAGTACCTGGAGGCTTTTCCCGTTGTGTAGCATAGATTTTCCCTCCTTTGGTTTCACCTCACTGTCCCACTCTCCTCCTGTGGCACTGTGAGCACCCCTGCGTCTCTTCCCAGTGTGAAGAATTAGGCACCTGCTTTTCAGGAGGGATGGTCACTTCtggctgtgtgtgtttgggcaGGAGTGTGTGGTCAGTGTCGGAGCGCAGGTACTGGGCTTCTTTGCATTTTGCACATTGGTAAGCGCAGTCCCATGTGTTTTGGGCCACTGGTGGGCAGGATGCAGAACACACAGCCTGCAGTGAGAAGAGACCGTCTTTGTGCCTGCGCTGGGCTTGGCTCCCCTTTGAAAAGTGGTAGTCGGGCTCATGTTCAAAAAACCATCCTTTGACATAGTGGTCTTCATATTCCCCCAGATCTCCATTTTTGGGAAGAATTCTTGAGAAGCCAGTCCTGAACTTTCCTCCTTACATAGTGTTCTCTGCCCATGGTTGGAGCTGGGTTCAAGACAGAGATTTCACTCTTTTCTCAGTAGCTGACAATCCCTCTAGAGCTGACATGGCTCTAGGCTGAGTGCATTATGTTTATCAGCAGCGATGGCTCTGGGCAACTGTGCCCGAGAAGGGTGAAGAGACACCCTTTCCTTGGGGTCGGTGCTCTCTCCAAGGTAATCCTAGAGGTGGATATGGGCTCTGATCCTCCCCCAGGAAAATCCTGCCTAGCTGTGCACCAAGAAGAATTGGGCTGCTTTTCTTAGAGCAGATGACAAACCACTTGCTTGAAAGATTACTACTGCTCAGCTAGCATTGATAGCACACACTCCTTGTCTTCCCATGGGGATGGGAGTGGGGGGGCAGGGCTAAGCCCAGTTTGGTTCAGACAGACAGGACCCTAGCAGACAGCTGGAGAAATGCAGGGAGGAAAGTAGAGGATGGATGGTGAATTTTTGCTAACGGTTTTCCAATTCCTGGTGGACAGCGACCCCCTGCTACTCCTGAGTTCATTCAAAGGAGTGCTCTTTGCCTTTGGTCGGCTTTGCATCGGACTTTGCCTCTCTGATGCAGTTCTGCCCAGAAGAGCATGGCTTAGCTTGAGCTACGGTGGTATGAAAGGAGCCAGCAGCTTCATCTGCCCCAGGACTTTGTAGCTTGTGTTTTGAGGGGAATGAGTCATGGGGAGGCTGGGGCTCCCAACCCCTGGGTGATTCCCATCAGCTCCTGAGTTCGACGTCAGCTATGATTTCCAAAGCATTTAGTCACATCTGAGAGATGCTCGTTTGCTGTGCAAGCTCCTCCTGTGACAGCCGCCGTAACTGCTGGGCGCGTTTCAGCCTGTGCGCAGAGAGCGGCAACCGTCAGAAGTCAGTGTGGCAGCGGAGGGGCAAGCAGAGGGGTGACAGGTTTGCTTTGCTGAGGTGGTGGTGCAGCTTTCCAGGGCCTCAGAGTGCTGGGGCCGCTTTAGCTGTCTCGGCTGAGTTTGCAGAGCCTGCCGCCgcatcctccctcccttctctggTCCCACGGTCAGTTGGTGCCTGGGATgctccagcctggagctggTTGCACTTTGGCAGCAGTAGAGGTAGAAAAGGCTGCGATGCTCTCAGGATCACTGAGACAAGGCTGAGCATCATTATTAACCCCTTTGTTGTTATTCTCATTAATAACAGTATTAATTCAGTTCTTCTGAGGCctcagtttctcttttcttctgactCAAGtgtctccccctcctccccacagtGCTGCTGGTTTCCCCGGCTGCTAGCAGGAAGCAGTGAGTCTTTTCTTTCCAGGGCAATGACAGGTTTCCTGTGGCAGGTGGTTTTCTGGTTAAAGACGGCGGTTATTCAGAGCGCCCTCCCCCTCGGCCGGGTGGCCCGGGAAGCGGCCGGGCGGCATGTGTGTGCGTGAGAGGGAGCGAGAAAGCCTGGGCGGGAGCACACCACCGTCACTTCTCGTAAGCCGGGGCCGGGGAGCGTGGCTGAGGCCATCAGCATCGCACCCGCGCCTGGCCCGGccggctgggggaggggggtttgCCCAGGCATGGTTCTGTGCCAAATTTACCGGAAACATGTCATTCTGGAAACTCTGTGGGGCAGAGAGGCGTGGGACCGCGACCCCCATGTCCCTGGCTCATCCCTGTGGCTCCTGCGCTGAGGAAGCCCCTGTGGTTTTGTCTCCTCAGGAGAGCGAAGACTTGGAGAGGCAGAACGCTGCCCTGCGCCGGGAGATCAAGCAGCTGACAGAGGAGATGAAGCACTTTGCCTCAATGCTGAACTCCCACGAACCACTCTGCTCCATCCTGACGTCCCCTCCGCCACCTCCAGAAGTGCTTTACGCCACACACTCCTTCCACCAGCCCCACATCAGCTCCCCACGCTTCCAGCACTGAGCCACCAAGCGGGACGGCAGCCTGCCGGCTCCACCGACAGCAAGAAGCAACTTCGTGGGGCTCACTTTTCCATCCAAGGGAgagggacggacggacggacggacacCCCTTCTCAAAGTGTGTACTCTGAGTGACTTGCCTGAGACTTGCTCCCTGTACAGAAATGGCAGAGCCACCAGGAGGCATCTTCGGGCAGTTTCCAGCTTGGATCCTGGGAAGAGGAGGCATTTGCAAAAGGACACCAACCCCCTTCCCTGGTGCTTGCTTGGGGATGCTCGCAGGAGCATGCGGCACCAGCAGCCTCTATGCGAGCGGCTGGCTGCGGTGCACGACAGCCGGAGCTCCAGGGAGAGGAACAGaagcaggggcgggggggacggtTGGGGGCCACAGAGTACCAGGGCaaaactggtttatttttttaaaataaagattgaaAATGCTTAactctttgtttccaaaatagGACCTGAGCCACTCCTAAAGGCCCAGCATGACACAATGAGGAcgcaggcagcaggagggagagctTGGAGTCCGGAGTCCAGGGAACAGCCCTGCGTGTGCTGGTGTCTAATCCagggccagcagctggagccccACATTTAGAAGGGGGGGCCCATGTGTGTGGGCTGCGCAGGCTGAGGAACAATGGTTTGTGGGGTGATGGGGTCCCTGGGATGAGATAGCCAGGTCCAGCCCTGCAGCAAGGAGGCACCTAATGAGTCTGACGTGCCAAGAAGCATCACAAGTCTCTTCCCTGCTGACCCccctcagctccctgctgccaaTGGCTAGACCTTCACATGCTCCCCTTGCATGTGTGGAGGTGCACTGCCATACCGTGTCACCTCACCTGTAGGTCTTGGTGAGCTGGTGGAGCCTCAACTTgaccagcagcacagctgggaaggagaaTTGCAGCAGGAGGGCGGTGGTGATGCTGTGCTGGGGTGCACAGGGGAAGCAGGACCTAGCAGGACCCTTGCTTCGAGGTTCCCTGCTATAAGGCACGTGGCTGCAGCCTACACtgtttccccttccccaccagtCACAGCTCCACAAAAGGCTGCTGCACGACCTCATGCACTGAAGCAGATGAAACCTGAAAGGTCAGTGAAGAGTAGATTAATTCTGCTGGGTCTGATCTAGTGGAAACACAAGCTGGTCCATACAGACAGTCTCTGCACCTAAcaccccaccagccagcagTTCGTCTATCAGCCCCACTCTGTACACAAGGCTGAAGCCCACCTGCCAGTGCAGGTCCTGTCGCTAATGCTGGCTCAGGACTGCCGCCGTCTCCAAGGAGTGTCAGCTGCCATTTTTTCAGCATAGGGTACCACAAGCCATGCTGCTGACACAGGCTTTTGACTGAGCTAAATGGACCCAATCTGTAGATACCCTTCTTTCAGGCACAAAGAAGCGGCATATTCCCAGATGGGTTTTGGCCCATCATCATAGCCCTCAAGAGCGGTTGGGAAAAGTCTGTAATGTGCTGAGCTGTGccaattttctctctctggttCGCACCAGCAGGATGATAACCAAACGCCACCGTGCCTCGGCAAGCTGTCCTCAGGAGAGGCACACGTAGCACCATGATTTCTCCTGCCATGGCCTGTTAAGAGGCTTGTGAACCTCCTGTCTCCAGCTCCTGTGCCAGCACGGGAAGCACCGTGGGCAGGGATGCCTGGTGTCAGCATGTTGGCCTGGGTGTCACCACCCTACAGAATCAGTGCTGAGGCAATGGGTGATTGCACTGGCCCTGGTCTGTGCAGCTCTGCCCCCTGCCCCGAGGGGGATGCTCACCCATAGGGGAGGTTGGTGGTTATTCCAGCCGGGCAGCTGGGTTTCTGCATACAGGACACGCAGGATACATCTACAGGCAGCAAAAAGATTCTAACCACATtcacaaaaaagcagcaggagcagtttCAATGTGTCTTACACAAACCCCCTCTGCCAGACCTCACACCAGTAGGCTTCACTCCATCCATTGGTACAAGAACCGGAGCTGCTGATTCCCTCCACAGGCCATGCTTTGAGCCACCCAGGCTACAAAGGCCCTTCCCAAAGTGCTTTTCTCTGGGATTTGGCCCTTTAAGCCTGGCACAGACAACTGGCTGCAGCTCTAGAGGAACTTGG contains the following coding sequences:
- the BATF gene encoding basic leucine zipper transcriptional factor ATF-like, producing the protein MPHSSDSSDSSSFSQSPPPSKQDSSDDMRKVQRREKNRIAAQKSRLRQTQKADTLHLESEDLERQNAALRREIKQLTEEMKHFASMLNSHEPLCSILTSPPPPPEVLYATHSFHQPHISSPRFQH